In the genome of Nonlabens sp. MB-3u-79, one region contains:
- a CDS encoding PD-(D/E)XK nuclease family protein, whose protein sequence is MNSFLEKVLVDLEKNQIETTTAIYVVPSRRVGVFLSRYIAQRLEQPIFLPKIYSVEEYIEELAEVEIVNDLDLLPLFYKAYKSIEKEDNLDSFDEFIGWATTILKDFNEMDRYLVDPEQFFNYWGSVKEMDHWALNKNPTLMVSKYLRFWKKLHLYYDAFQKLCIENETAYQGMAYRLAFARCTKHYDTTNTKLVEGNEEQASFISMHKGQTIFLGLNALNTAESKIIQKLLEEEKGFIYWDIDSYLMDLPYHESGKFIRKFKKEWKYYDSKELKLYGNDYNTNKQIDIHGAAGNLSMIQVAAQLMEQIPQEELEETAIILADERLLLPLLDAIPKNIEHFNVTMGLALDQLPLSAFIYDIIKMHTEAIEDGFYYKGMLNILESSFAHILIKNDSRKLVQYIREKNLIYVTPSSFDEVSTNLILQKTLQPVQNVGALIELIQFLLHELKIKLLKEENRRLEIEQLLGITEVVQNLATIIDNNQEIKDLKTVAYLYKQLVPLKNLDFIGEPVRGLQVMGLLETRALDFKNTIMLSVNEGVLPAGKSTASYISNDMKYQFVLPTYSEKDSVYAYHFYRLLHRVEKAAFIYNTEGDTLGGGEKSRFLTQLETDQNSNHIISHQQYIFKNTAVKEELMVIKKEASYFERLQQIATSGFSPSALTSYVRNPIDFYASKILRISDLEDVEENIAANTMGSIIHEALDKLYQPYVGKLLIKEDFDQIKKQILPELERAYQECYTSESTPLGKNKIIYEVSLHYIKKMVQSDLDLVKGGQELVIKSVERKLEAQIEVPQIGKVKIHGMVDRIDQLDGKLRIIDYKSGATLKGNVGIDPEDFNVLSDDYKKAKAFQVLMYTYLYSLNEAFTEASAGIISFKNFDEGYIPFAFKERGSYKEKMIDAEVLKDFEKVLWNLIQELFNKEIHLTEKPV, encoded by the coding sequence ATGAATTCATTTTTAGAAAAAGTCCTTGTAGATCTTGAGAAGAATCAAATAGAGACCACTACTGCCATCTATGTTGTGCCGTCTAGACGTGTTGGTGTTTTTCTAAGCAGGTACATCGCACAACGTCTGGAGCAACCTATATTTTTACCTAAAATTTATAGCGTAGAAGAGTATATAGAAGAACTAGCTGAGGTAGAAATAGTCAATGATTTGGACCTGTTACCGCTGTTTTATAAAGCCTACAAAAGTATTGAGAAGGAAGATAATTTGGATAGCTTTGACGAGTTTATAGGCTGGGCAACCACTATTCTCAAGGACTTTAATGAAATGGATCGTTACCTTGTGGATCCAGAGCAATTCTTTAATTATTGGGGTAGTGTCAAAGAAATGGACCATTGGGCTTTGAATAAAAACCCCACTTTGATGGTTTCTAAATATTTGAGATTTTGGAAAAAATTACATTTGTATTACGACGCCTTCCAAAAACTATGTATTGAAAATGAAACTGCTTATCAAGGTATGGCCTATCGACTAGCATTTGCGCGCTGTACAAAGCACTACGATACAACCAATACCAAACTTGTCGAAGGCAATGAAGAGCAAGCATCTTTTATCTCAATGCATAAAGGGCAAACTATCTTTTTAGGACTCAATGCACTCAATACTGCCGAATCTAAGATCATACAAAAACTCCTCGAAGAAGAAAAGGGTTTTATCTATTGGGATATCGATTCCTACCTGATGGATTTACCTTATCATGAATCTGGTAAGTTTATACGTAAGTTTAAGAAGGAGTGGAAGTATTATGATTCAAAAGAACTAAAGCTTTATGGTAACGATTACAACACCAATAAACAAATAGATATTCATGGTGCTGCAGGTAATTTAAGCATGATCCAAGTGGCTGCTCAGTTAATGGAGCAAATTCCACAGGAAGAACTAGAAGAAACTGCTATTATCCTTGCAGATGAGCGTTTGTTACTTCCCTTGCTAGACGCCATACCTAAGAATATTGAGCACTTTAATGTGACTATGGGACTTGCACTAGATCAGTTGCCGTTATCTGCTTTTATCTATGATATTATCAAGATGCATACGGAGGCTATTGAGGACGGATTCTATTATAAGGGCATGCTAAATATCTTAGAATCTTCCTTTGCTCATATTTTAATTAAAAATGACTCTCGGAAACTAGTCCAATATATAAGAGAGAAAAATTTGATCTATGTTACTCCATCGAGCTTTGATGAAGTCTCCACAAACCTTATTCTCCAGAAAACACTTCAACCTGTGCAGAATGTAGGTGCGCTTATTGAGTTGATTCAGTTTTTGCTGCACGAGCTTAAAATAAAATTACTAAAAGAAGAGAACCGAAGGCTAGAAATAGAACAATTATTAGGTATTACAGAAGTGGTTCAAAACCTGGCGACCATCATTGACAATAATCAAGAAATAAAAGACCTTAAAACAGTTGCTTATCTATACAAGCAATTGGTCCCCCTTAAAAACCTCGATTTTATTGGAGAACCAGTGCGCGGACTTCAAGTTATGGGGCTTTTAGAAACCAGAGCGCTGGATTTTAAAAACACCATTATGCTTTCTGTAAATGAAGGGGTTTTACCAGCAGGAAAATCAACCGCTTCCTATATTTCAAATGATATGAAGTATCAGTTTGTGTTGCCTACCTATTCAGAGAAAGACAGCGTATACGCCTACCACTTTTACAGATTGCTTCATCGAGTGGAAAAGGCTGCTTTTATTTACAATACAGAAGGAGATACCTTAGGTGGTGGCGAGAAAAGCAGATTTCTAACTCAGTTAGAAACAGATCAAAACTCCAATCATATCATCTCCCACCAACAGTATATTTTTAAAAATACTGCGGTAAAAGAAGAGTTGATGGTGATTAAAAAAGAAGCCTCTTACTTTGAACGATTACAGCAAATTGCAACTAGTGGTTTCAGTCCATCTGCACTGACCAGTTATGTACGCAATCCAATTGATTTTTATGCCAGCAAGATTTTGCGGATTTCAGATTTGGAAGATGTGGAAGAGAATATTGCTGCAAACACCATGGGTTCTATTATTCACGAAGCTCTTGACAAACTATACCAGCCTTATGTCGGTAAACTATTGATCAAAGAAGATTTTGATCAAATCAAAAAGCAAATCCTGCCCGAATTAGAAAGAGCTTATCAAGAGTGTTACACGTCAGAATCGACACCCTTAGGCAAGAATAAGATCATTTATGAAGTTTCCCTTCATTACATCAAGAAAATGGTACAAAGCGACCTAGATCTTGTTAAAGGTGGCCAAGAACTCGTTATTAAAAGCGTAGAGCGCAAACTAGAGGCTCAGATAGAAGTTCCACAAATTGGTAAAGTGAAAATTCATGGAATGGTGGATCGCATTGATCAGCTGGATGGGAAACTGCGCATTATTGATTATAAGTCTGGAGCCACCCTAAAAGGAAACGTAGGTATTGACCCAGAAGATTTTAATGTACTAAGTGATGATTATAAAAAGGCAAAAGCCTTTCAGGTCCTAATGTACACCTATCTATACAGCCTTAACGAAGCCTTTACAGAAGCTAGTGCGGGGATTATTAGCTTTAAGAACTTCGATGAGGGTTATATTCCTTTTGCTTTTAAAGAAAGAGGATCGTATAAAGAAAAAATGATCGATGCAGAAGTGCTGAAAGATTTTGAAAAAGTACTTTGGAATTTGATTCAAGAATTGTTCAATAAAGAAATTCACCTTACTGAAAAGCCTGTATGA
- a CDS encoding alpha/beta hydrolase family protein: MIIRNNIILKGENDRAILLDYEYQETRTPLPAVVFCHGYKGFKDWGAWSLMGAAFAKSGFLFIKFNYSHNGGTVEQPIDFPDLDAFGNNNYSIEVRDTIRVLDWIENSELPVDRHQINLLGHSRAGGITTIVTAKEPRVSKLITLAGVAHYAERFPDAKGIEEWKEKGVTYVKNARTKQEMPLLYQFYEDFLQNEEELTILKQAEKIKQPHLILHGEQDEAVLVSDAHDLHKASPHSQLKLIREANHTLGATHPWNSNLLPEDLRQAVQCMVNFLKGS, translated from the coding sequence ATGATAATTAGGAATAATATTATTTTAAAAGGAGAAAATGATCGTGCTATACTACTGGATTATGAGTATCAAGAAACCCGTACGCCCTTACCAGCAGTTGTTTTTTGTCATGGTTATAAAGGATTTAAAGATTGGGGTGCATGGAGTTTGATGGGTGCCGCTTTCGCGAAATCGGGATTCCTATTTATAAAATTCAACTATTCACACAATGGTGGTACGGTGGAACAGCCTATTGATTTTCCAGATCTCGATGCTTTTGGAAACAATAATTACAGTATAGAGGTAAGAGATACCATCAGGGTTTTGGATTGGATAGAAAACTCAGAGTTGCCCGTAGATCGTCATCAAATCAACCTATTAGGGCATTCCCGAGCCGGAGGTATTACCACCATAGTAACAGCAAAAGAGCCTAGAGTTTCAAAACTCATTACACTTGCTGGGGTAGCTCATTATGCCGAGCGTTTCCCAGATGCTAAAGGCATAGAAGAATGGAAAGAAAAAGGAGTGACTTACGTGAAAAATGCCCGTACGAAGCAAGAAATGCCGCTTTTATACCAATTTTATGAAGATTTCCTCCAAAATGAGGAAGAATTAACCATTCTCAAGCAAGCTGAAAAAATCAAACAACCCCACTTGATCCTTCACGGGGAACAAGATGAAGCAGTTTTGGTAAGTGATGCTCATGATCTTCATAAAGCAAGTCCTCATTCCCAATTAAAACTCATCAGAGAAGCAAATCATACCTTAGGCGCAACGCATCCATGGAATTCCAATCTATTACCAGAAGATTTAAGACAGGCGGTGCAGTGTATGGTTAATTTTTTGAAGGGATCTTAA
- a CDS encoding MATE family efflux transporter codes for MAVQINTSQILKLAIPAIIAGIAEPLISITDLAIIGKMEGETTNALAAIGLVGTFLSAIIWTLAQTKTSISSIVSNTLGANQLEKINDLIPQVVWLNIVLGILIYLVTAPIATFIFSSYKAQGEVLSIASSYYQVRALGFPMTLCAFAIFGIFRGLQNTSWAMIASLSGAVVNILLTLTLVYGIDGVIPSYGVMGAAYGSLVAQLVMLLIAVYFLYKNTIFSIKLTLWQPHEKLRKHIGLTANFFLRTVAINVAIYFSYRFANDYGVAEVAAHAVLMNIWLLFSFLVDGFANAGNAIGGKLLGSKDAESLKYLANKTSLYGVVIAVLLAIICALLYTALGNRFTDDPEVLEIIANTLWIVLLMQPINAVAFVYDGIFKGWGEASYLRNLLWLLTVLVFLPVLFLLDYLGWDFYAVWFAFFAWMIGRAAILFFKFKRKLAAMES; via the coding sequence ATGGCAGTACAAATCAATACATCACAAATTCTCAAACTCGCGATACCAGCTATAATTGCTGGTATTGCAGAGCCATTGATCAGTATAACTGATCTTGCTATCATAGGAAAAATGGAAGGTGAAACGACCAATGCCCTTGCTGCAATAGGCTTAGTTGGTACGTTTTTAAGTGCGATTATTTGGACGCTAGCACAAACTAAAACCTCCATTTCCTCTATAGTTTCCAATACTTTAGGAGCAAATCAGCTGGAAAAAATCAATGATTTGATACCACAAGTGGTGTGGTTGAATATTGTTTTAGGAATTCTTATTTATCTGGTTACGGCCCCTATTGCTACTTTTATATTTAGCTCGTATAAAGCTCAAGGAGAGGTCCTTTCTATCGCCTCTAGCTACTATCAAGTGCGTGCTTTGGGATTCCCTATGACGCTGTGTGCGTTTGCTATTTTCGGCATTTTTAGAGGTTTGCAAAACACTTCTTGGGCGATGATTGCGAGTCTTTCTGGCGCGGTTGTAAATATTCTATTAACACTCACTTTAGTTTATGGTATTGACGGTGTGATTCCGTCTTACGGTGTTATGGGGGCAGCCTATGGCAGCTTGGTAGCACAGTTGGTCATGTTGTTGATTGCTGTTTATTTTCTGTATAAAAACACGATATTTAGTATAAAGTTGACCCTGTGGCAACCTCATGAAAAACTCCGAAAGCACATTGGGTTAACAGCAAATTTCTTTTTGCGTACCGTAGCTATTAATGTGGCGATTTACTTTTCCTATAGATTTGCAAACGATTACGGAGTTGCTGAGGTCGCTGCCCATGCGGTACTTATGAATATATGGTTGTTGTTTTCATTTTTAGTAGATGGTTTTGCTAATGCAGGAAATGCCATAGGCGGTAAGTTGTTGGGCTCCAAGGATGCAGAATCACTTAAGTACCTAGCTAATAAAACCTCGCTTTACGGTGTTGTGATTGCGGTGCTTTTAGCGATCATTTGTGCGCTTCTATATACAGCACTAGGAAATAGATTCACAGATGACCCTGAGGTATTAGAAATCATTGCTAACACCTTATGGATCGTATTGCTTATGCAGCCCATTAATGCGGTGGCCTTTGTTTATGATGGGATTTTTAAAGGCTGGGGAGAGGCTTCTTATTTGCGCAATTTGCTGTGGTTGTTAACCGTGCTGGTGTTTTTGCCAGTTTTGTTTTTACTCGATTATTTGGGATGGGACTTCTACGCTGTTTGGTTTGCCTTTTTTGCCTGGATGATAGGTCGTGCAGCTATTTTATTCTTTAAGTTTAAAAGAAAGCTTGCTGCGATGGAATCTTAA
- a CDS encoding 6-pyruvoyl trahydropterin synthase family protein: MRKVRITKEFTFETGHALYGYDGKCRNVHGHSYKLAVTVIGTPIDELGHVKHGMVIDFGDLKKIIKEEIVDPFDHATVFNKNTPHVELAKELSDRGHDVILVDYQPTSEMMIIDFADKIQKRLPATIALHHLRLRETETSYAEWHAGDQ, encoded by the coding sequence ATGAGAAAAGTACGTATTACTAAAGAATTTACATTTGAAACTGGTCACGCTCTTTATGGTTATGACGGGAAATGCCGTAATGTGCATGGACATAGTTATAAGCTTGCCGTAACGGTTATAGGGACTCCTATTGATGAGTTGGGACATGTGAAGCACGGAATGGTGATTGACTTTGGTGATTTAAAAAAGATCATCAAAGAAGAAATTGTAGATCCTTTTGATCATGCAACGGTGTTTAATAAAAATACACCCCACGTAGAACTGGCCAAAGAACTTTCAGATCGTGGGCACGACGTTATTTTAGTAGATTACCAGCCTACCAGCGAGATGATGATCATCGATTTTGCCGATAAAATTCAAAAACGATTGCCTGCTACTATCGCACTGCATCACTTGCGATTGCGCGAGACAGAAACCAGTTATGCCGAGTGGCATGCCGGAGATCAGTAG